The following are encoded in a window of Thermoanaerobacter ethanolicus JW 200 genomic DNA:
- the folK gene encoding 2-amino-4-hydroxy-6-hydroxymethyldihydropteridine diphosphokinase, giving the protein MSEVYLSLGSNLGDREENLKRAVFELEHWEGIILKKLSPIYETKPVGYLNQDMFLNIAVEVETNIGPYDLLKVVNEIEKKLKRQRLIRWGPRTIDIDILLYDDIELNDEVLTIPHPRMWERAFVLIPLSDINPFIKKGDVYIKDLIAELPDKEGVKLYKENWYNGV; this is encoded by the coding sequence ATGAGTGAAGTGTATTTATCTTTAGGTTCTAATTTAGGAGATAGGGAAGAAAATTTAAAAAGAGCCGTTTTTGAGTTAGAACACTGGGAAGGCATAATTTTAAAGAAGCTTTCTCCTATTTATGAAACAAAACCTGTAGGATATTTAAACCAGGATATGTTTTTAAATATTGCAGTTGAAGTGGAGACAAACATTGGGCCTTATGACTTATTAAAAGTTGTAAATGAAATTGAAAAAAAATTAAAAAGACAAAGACTCATAAGATGGGGTCCAAGGACTATTGATATTGACATACTGTTGTACGATGATATTGAATTAAACGATGAAGTGTTGACTATTCCTCATCCGAGAATGTGGGAGAGAGCTTTTGTGTTGATTCCTCTTTCGGATATAAACCCTTTTATAAAAAAAGGAGATGTGTATATTAAAGATTTAATAGCGGAGTTGCCTGATAAAGAAGGAGTTAAGCTGTATAAAGAGAATTGGTACAATGGGGTGTAA
- the queD gene encoding 6-carboxytetrahydropterin synthase QueD, giving the protein MKVTKIFTFDSAHNLINYNGKCEELHGHTYKLEVTVEGKPDGEGMVIDFVKLKEIVNEKVVKKLDHKYLNEVLGFNTTCENILLWIWKELEPVLKGDNYHLYKLRLWETPTSFAEITEKDFV; this is encoded by the coding sequence ATGAAAGTGACAAAAATATTTACTTTTGACAGTGCCCACAATCTTATAAATTACAATGGGAAGTGTGAAGAGCTTCATGGTCATACATATAAGCTGGAAGTCACAGTTGAGGGGAAGCCTGACGGAGAAGGAATGGTAATAGATTTTGTGAAGCTTAAAGAAATAGTAAATGAGAAAGTTGTAAAAAAGCTTGACCATAAGTATTTAAATGAAGTTTTAGGATTTAACACTACTTGCGAAAATATTCTTTTGTGGATATGGAAAGAATTAGAGCCCGTGCTAAAAGGAGATAACTATCATCTTTATAAATTGAGATTGTGGGAAACCCCCACAAGTTTTGCAGAAATTACTGAAAAAGATTTTGTATGA
- a CDS encoding NAD(P)H-binding protein → MHKFGFIIHPIEYEDVSRKFKIMEKFPKRVVEGFTRLLPPMKVSEITGVKSEYAETEGWFVAVPLTSEQMLKLPEDYVLNKIIKAVKIAENLGAEVVGLGAMTSVVGDAGITIAKNSNIAVTTGNSYTVATAIEGAVKAAEMMGKDVRDSHVVVIGATGSIGKVCAEILSRDAKYMTLVARNKEKLQNFRDYLLTKTGMSAHITSDVKEALEDADIIITVTSAVDTVIKPEYLKPGAVVCDVARPRDVSKEVADKRDDVLVIEGGVVEVPGDVDFHFNFGFPPKTSYACMAETMILAMEGRIENYSLGRDLTVEQVDEISKLAKKHGFKLAGFRSFEREVTMEKIESVRKNAKKRLQEWKFA, encoded by the coding sequence ATGCATAAATTTGGTTTTATAATACATCCTATAGAGTACGAAGATGTAAGCCGCAAGTTTAAAATAATGGAGAAGTTTCCCAAAAGAGTTGTGGAAGGTTTTACAAGACTTCTTCCTCCTATGAAAGTTTCCGAAATAACAGGGGTTAAAAGCGAATATGCTGAGACAGAAGGTTGGTTTGTGGCGGTTCCTTTGACCTCTGAACAAATGTTAAAATTGCCTGAGGACTATGTTTTAAATAAAATAATAAAAGCGGTAAAAATTGCAGAAAATTTAGGTGCAGAAGTTGTCGGCTTGGGGGCTATGACCTCTGTTGTAGGAGATGCAGGGATAACAATTGCTAAAAATTCAAACATCGCTGTAACTACTGGCAACAGTTATACAGTCGCTACAGCAATAGAAGGAGCAGTAAAAGCCGCAGAGATGATGGGTAAAGATGTAAGAGATTCTCATGTCGTTGTGATAGGAGCGACAGGCTCAATCGGCAAAGTCTGTGCAGAAATTTTGTCCCGAGATGCTAAATACATGACACTTGTAGCACGAAATAAAGAAAAATTGCAAAACTTTAGAGACTATCTTTTAACAAAAACGGGTATGTCTGCCCATATCACTTCAGATGTAAAAGAAGCCTTAGAAGACGCGGATATAATAATCACTGTTACAAGTGCAGTAGATACGGTGATAAAACCCGAATATCTAAAACCAGGGGCTGTTGTATGCGATGTAGCAAGACCGAGAGATGTGTCAAAGGAAGTTGCGGATAAAAGAGATGATGTTTTAGTCATAGAAGGTGGAGTAGTAGAGGTGCCTGGCGATGTAGACTTCCACTTTAACTTTGGTTTTCCACCTAAAACAAGTTATGCCTGTATGGCAGAGACAATGATTCTTGCTATGGAAGGACGAATTGAGAATTATTCTTTAGGGCGAGATTTGACTGTAGAACAAGTGGATGAGATATCAAAACTTGCTAAAAAGCATGGGTTTAAATTGGCGGGATTTAGAAGTTTCGAGCGAGAAGTTACAATGGAAAAGATAGAATCTGTGAGAAAAAACGCTAAAAAGAGATTACAAGAGTGGAAATTTGCATAA
- the folE gene encoding GTP cyclohydrolase I FolE, producing the protein MIDKEKIKKAVRDILEAIGEDPDREGLLETPDRVARMYEEIFAGLHTDVKDVIKIFQEDEHQEIILVKDIPLYSMCEHHLLPFIGVAHVAYLPRKGKILGLSKLARIVDILAKRPQLQERLTSEIADTIMEAVNPLGVAVVIEAEHLCMTMRGIKKPGAKTVTSALRGIFRTDEKSRAEVMSLINSKR; encoded by the coding sequence ATGATAGATAAAGAAAAGATTAAAAAAGCGGTAAGAGACATACTTGAAGCCATAGGTGAAGATCCGGATAGGGAGGGGCTCCTTGAAACTCCTGATAGAGTTGCAAGGATGTATGAAGAGATTTTTGCTGGCCTTCATACGGATGTAAAAGATGTTATAAAGATTTTTCAGGAGGATGAACATCAAGAAATAATACTTGTAAAAGATATTCCGCTTTATTCTATGTGCGAACATCATCTCTTGCCTTTTATAGGAGTTGCCCATGTGGCCTATTTGCCTAGAAAGGGTAAAATTTTAGGCCTTTCAAAATTAGCCCGTATAGTAGACATTTTAGCAAAAAGACCACAGCTTCAAGAGAGGTTGACAAGTGAAATTGCAGATACCATAATGGAAGCAGTGAATCCCTTAGGTGTTGCCGTTGTCATTGAGGCAGAACATTTGTGTATGACAATGAGAGGTATCAAAAAACCGGGGGCTAAGACTGTTACTTCTGCTTTGAGAGGAATATTTAGAACAGATGAAAAATCAAGGGCAGAGGTAATGTCTTTGATAAACTCTAAAAGATAA
- the sfsA gene encoding DNA/RNA nuclease SfsA, with the protein MVITNPIVYGKFIKRINRFEAYVELNSGEKTLVHVPNTGRCKEIFVPGAEVILEVRDRQGRKTPFELAFAYKGKRLISIDSQVPNKVVLESIKMGLIEEFKGYDIVEKEKTFGNSKFDIKLTKGKEICYVEVKGVTLEVEGVAKFPDAPTERGRKHLKELIKVKKEGMRAAVIFLIQMDDIKYFTPNDEQDPEFGKFLREAVGKGVEAYAYTCDVGENYVFLKDRVEVVL; encoded by the coding sequence ATGGTGATTACAAATCCAATTGTTTACGGGAAATTCATAAAGAGAATCAATAGATTTGAAGCTTATGTAGAGTTAAATAGCGGAGAAAAGACTTTAGTACATGTGCCTAATACGGGAAGGTGTAAAGAGATATTTGTCCCGGGAGCAGAGGTTATCCTTGAAGTAAGAGATAGGCAAGGCAGAAAAACACCCTTCGAGTTGGCTTTTGCTTATAAGGGGAAAAGACTTATATCTATCGATTCACAAGTGCCTAATAAAGTAGTTTTAGAGAGCATAAAGATGGGGCTTATTGAGGAATTTAAAGGCTATGACATTGTAGAAAAAGAAAAAACTTTTGGGAACAGTAAATTTGATATAAAGCTTACAAAAGGAAAAGAGATATGCTATGTAGAAGTCAAAGGAGTAACTCTGGAAGTAGAAGGTGTTGCAAAATTTCCTGATGCTCCCACAGAAAGAGGAAGGAAACATTTAAAAGAGCTTATAAAAGTAAAAAAAGAAGGTATGAGGGCAGCAGTAATTTTTTTAATTCAAATGGATGATATAAAATATTTTACCCCTAATGACGAGCAAGACCCGGAGTTTGGGAAGTTTCTAAGAGAGGCTGTAGGTAAAGGAGTAGAAGCCTATGCCTATACCTGTGATGTTGGAGAAAACTACGTGTTTTTAAAAGACAGGGTGGAAGTTGTGTTATGA
- a CDS encoding IS110 family RNA-guided transposase: protein MLKIVHPICCGIDVHKKFLVAAIAITDSNNVTTYVKRRFSTFNSDLIKLRDWLLSYNCFEVCMESTGKYWIPIFNVLEKSCHVVIANPKYLRAIKGQKTDDKDATWIADLFKFDIVPSSFVPPKDIRMLRELVRYRSKLIGHRSSEKNRLQNAPTVSNIALASVVSDSFGKSASSIIEYILTCDTFDPEYCKSLLHKSLYKKADEVIQSIIGYELRVDQSVKMKVCRKHYDFINLCVSELDKAISQLAKPYQDLIDISVTLPGITEKSATYIIAEIGTDMTVFKSDKHLCSWAGLTPQNNESAGKKKSVHVSRAGVYLKPLLIQCANAAIRDKKNPYFRLKYERIKKRRGHKRAIVAIARMILTCLYHMLLKREPFNPSDADYTNMPEKLYQKHKQQYIKKAIKLLEKEGCTIIPPKIT from the coding sequence ATGTTAAAAATTGTTCACCCTATCTGCTGCGGCATAGATGTCCACAAAAAATTCCTAGTTGCTGCTATTGCTATTACTGATTCTAATAATGTTACTACTTACGTTAAAAGACGCTTTTCTACCTTTAACTCTGACCTTATTAAGTTAAGGGATTGGCTTCTTAGTTACAATTGTTTCGAAGTCTGCATGGAATCCACTGGTAAGTATTGGATTCCAATCTTTAATGTCCTTGAAAAATCCTGTCATGTTGTTATTGCTAATCCTAAGTATCTCCGTGCCATTAAAGGACAAAAAACCGATGATAAGGATGCTACCTGGATTGCCGATTTATTTAAATTCGATATCGTCCCTTCTAGTTTCGTCCCTCCTAAGGATATCCGCATGTTACGTGAACTTGTTCGCTATCGTTCTAAACTTATTGGACATCGTTCCAGTGAAAAAAACAGGCTTCAAAATGCCCCCACCGTATCCAACATCGCTTTAGCCTCCGTCGTGAGTGATTCTTTCGGTAAATCTGCTTCTTCTATCATTGAATATATTTTAACTTGCGATACTTTTGACCCTGAATACTGCAAGTCACTTTTACACAAAAGTCTTTATAAAAAGGCTGACGAAGTCATTCAGTCGATTATTGGATACGAATTGAGGGTTGATCAATCAGTCAAGATGAAGGTTTGCAGAAAACACTATGACTTTATCAATCTTTGTGTTTCTGAGTTGGATAAAGCCATTTCTCAATTGGCCAAACCTTATCAAGACTTGATTGATATCTCTGTTACCCTTCCTGGCATAACCGAAAAATCGGCAACTTATATCATCGCTGAAATTGGCACGGATATGACAGTTTTTAAATCTGACAAGCACCTTTGCTCTTGGGCTGGTCTTACTCCTCAAAACAACGAAAGTGCAGGTAAGAAAAAATCTGTCCATGTCTCAAGAGCAGGTGTTTATTTAAAACCTCTCTTAATACAGTGTGCCAATGCAGCAATTAGGGATAAAAAGAATCCTTATTTTAGGCTTAAATATGAACGTATTAAAAAGCGCCGCGGTCATAAACGGGCAATTGTTGCTATTGCTCGTATGATCCTCACTTGTCTCTATCATATGCTTTTGAAAAGGGAACCTTTTAATCCTTCTGACGCCGATTATACTAATATGCCAGAAAAACTTTATCAAAAGCATAAGCAACAATATATTAAGAAAGCTATTAAACTTTTAGAAAAAGAAGGTTGTACTATTATCCCTCCAAAAATTACTTAA
- the folP gene encoding dihydropteroate synthase — protein sequence MLFRCRDKSLEIGKRTYIMGILNMTPDSFSDGGKYNTLEKGIERALQMIEEGADIIDVGGESTRPGHTPVDEEEEMRRVIPVIEKLSKISNVIISVDTMKSNVALRALEAGAHIVNDVWGLQRDPKMAEVVAKYNAGVIMMHNSNVAEYEDVVQDIIKFLQKSIEIGEKAGIDKSQMVVDPGIGFGKTLDHNLEVMNRLEELKVLGLPVLLGTSRKSMIGKVLNLEVEDRLEGTAATVAVGIVKGVDIVRVHDVKQMLRVAKMTDAMVRR from the coding sequence ATGCTATTTAGGTGCAGGGATAAAAGCTTGGAGATTGGAAAAAGAACTTACATAATGGGAATTTTAAATATGACTCCTGATTCTTTTTCAGATGGGGGAAAATATAATACTTTAGAAAAAGGCATAGAAAGAGCTCTTCAAATGATAGAAGAAGGAGCTGACATAATAGATGTAGGTGGAGAGTCTACAAGGCCAGGACATACTCCAGTGGATGAAGAAGAAGAAATGAGAAGAGTCATACCTGTCATTGAAAAGCTTTCAAAAATTTCAAATGTCATTATATCTGTGGATACTATGAAATCAAATGTGGCACTTCGAGCTTTAGAAGCAGGTGCTCACATAGTAAATGATGTATGGGGACTTCAAAGGGACCCCAAAATGGCGGAAGTAGTTGCAAAATACAATGCAGGTGTAATAATGATGCATAACAGCAATGTAGCAGAATATGAAGATGTTGTTCAGGATATAATAAAATTTTTACAAAAAAGCATAGAGATAGGAGAAAAAGCAGGAATTGATAAAAGTCAAATGGTAGTAGATCCAGGGATAGGTTTTGGAAAAACTTTAGATCATAATCTTGAGGTCATGAATCGATTAGAAGAATTAAAAGTTTTAGGACTTCCTGTGCTTTTAGGTACTTCTAGGAAATCCATGATTGGAAAAGTTTTAAACCTTGAAGTAGAGGATAGATTGGAAGGGACTGCTGCAACAGTTGCTGTTGGGATTGTAAAAGGGGTTGATATTGTACGCGTTCACGATGTAAAGCAGATGTTAAGAGTTGCTAAGATGACTGATGCGATGGTGAGAAGATGA
- the lysS gene encoding lysine--tRNA ligase: MSNSNDNIWNNTEELNELLRIRREKLNILRSMGVEPYGIDRFERTNVSSDIKNDYENFEGKVVTLAGRIMSKRAHGKASFADIQDRDGRIQIYVKYDTVGEKNYEIFKILDIGDIIGVTGEVFKSKTGEITIRVTDFKLLSKSLQILPEKWHGLKDPDLRYRQRYTDLIINPEVKEVFLKRTKIIKAIREFLDNRGFLEVETPILHTIAGGAAARPFITHHNALDIDMYLRIALELHLKRLIVGGLEKVYEMGRVFRNEGMDIRHNPEFTLLELYEAYTDYYGMMELTEQLFAYVAQKVNGTTKIVYQGTEIDLTPPWKRITMVDAIKEYVGVDFNEVKTDAEAVEIAKRLNLETKEGMQKGEVIALVFDELVEQHLIQPTFVMDYPVEISPLAKRKHDNPAFTSRFEAFIYGREVANAFSELNDPIDQKERFLEQLKQREAGDEEAHMMDEDFINALEVGMPPTGGLGIGVDRLVMFMTDAYSIRDVILFPTMKPRND; the protein is encoded by the coding sequence ATGTCTAATTCAAATGATAACATTTGGAACAACACTGAAGAACTCAATGAACTTTTGCGAATAAGAAGAGAAAAATTAAATATTTTAAGAAGCATGGGAGTAGAACCTTACGGTATTGACAGGTTTGAAAGGACTAATGTATCCTCTGATATTAAAAACGATTACGAGAATTTTGAAGGCAAAGTAGTGACTCTTGCAGGACGAATTATGTCCAAAAGAGCCCATGGCAAAGCTTCTTTTGCAGATATTCAAGATAGGGATGGCAGGATACAGATTTACGTTAAGTATGATACAGTAGGAGAGAAGAATTATGAAATTTTTAAAATCCTCGACATTGGAGATATAATAGGGGTTACAGGCGAGGTATTTAAATCTAAAACTGGTGAAATAACTATTCGCGTAACAGACTTTAAGCTTTTGTCTAAATCTCTTCAAATACTTCCAGAGAAATGGCACGGTTTAAAAGACCCTGATTTGCGTTATAGACAGAGATATACGGATTTAATAATAAATCCCGAAGTAAAAGAGGTATTTTTAAAGAGGACGAAAATAATAAAGGCGATAAGAGAATTTCTTGACAATAGAGGATTTTTAGAAGTGGAGACTCCTATTCTTCATACTATTGCGGGTGGGGCTGCAGCACGACCTTTTATTACTCATCACAATGCTTTAGACATTGATATGTACTTGCGAATTGCTTTAGAGCTTCACTTAAAAAGACTTATTGTCGGTGGCCTGGAAAAAGTATATGAAATGGGCAGAGTTTTTAGAAATGAAGGAATGGATATAAGGCACAATCCGGAATTTACTTTGTTGGAACTTTACGAAGCCTATACGGATTATTACGGTATGATGGAACTTACAGAACAATTATTTGCCTATGTGGCCCAAAAGGTTAACGGTACTACGAAAATAGTTTATCAAGGGACAGAAATAGATTTGACACCTCCTTGGAAGAGAATTACTATGGTGGATGCAATAAAAGAATATGTAGGTGTAGACTTTAATGAAGTTAAGACAGATGCAGAAGCAGTAGAGATAGCGAAGAGATTAAACCTTGAGACAAAAGAAGGAATGCAAAAGGGAGAAGTAATAGCACTTGTTTTTGATGAGCTGGTAGAACAACATTTGATACAGCCAACTTTTGTTATGGATTATCCTGTAGAGATTTCTCCTTTAGCTAAGAGAAAACACGACAATCCAGCATTTACTTCTAGATTTGAAGCCTTTATTTACGGAAGAGAAGTGGCTAATGCCTTTTCAGAATTAAATGACCCTATAGACCAAAAAGAAAGGTTTTTAGAACAATTAAAACAAAGAGAAGCCGGTGACGAAGAAGCCCATATGATGGATGAAGATTTTATAAATGCTCTTGAGGTTGGTATGCCACCGACTGGAGGATTGGGCATAGGGGTAGACAGACTTGTGATGTTTATGACAGATGCTTATTCTATAAGAGATGTGATATTATTCCCGACAATGAAACCTAGAAATGATTAG
- the greA gene encoding transcription elongation factor GreA, producing the protein MSKPVILTYEGLKKLEEELEYLKTVKRAEVAEKIKQARAFGDLSENSEYDEAKNEQAFIEGRIATLEAMLKNAKVIDEEDIKLDQVSIGCTVKVYDESYNEEVEYTIVGSAEADPMNNKISDESPIGKALLGKKVGDVVSVEVPAGIIKLKILEIRK; encoded by the coding sequence ATGAGTAAGCCTGTAATTTTAACTTATGAGGGACTTAAAAAATTAGAGGAAGAATTAGAATATTTAAAGACGGTCAAAAGAGCTGAAGTAGCAGAAAAGATAAAACAAGCGAGAGCATTTGGAGATTTAAGTGAAAACTCAGAATACGACGAAGCAAAAAACGAGCAAGCATTTATAGAAGGAAGAATAGCTACCTTAGAAGCCATGCTTAAAAATGCAAAAGTGATTGACGAAGAAGACATAAAACTTGACCAGGTTAGCATTGGCTGTACTGTAAAAGTGTATGACGAATCCTATAATGAAGAAGTAGAGTATACAATTGTAGGTTCAGCAGAAGCTGACCCAATGAATAACAAGATATCTGACGAATCTCCAATAGGGAAAGCGCTTTTAGGGAAAAAAGTAGGAGATGTTGTCTCTGTTGAAGTTCCTGCTGGAATTATAAAGTTAAAAATATTAGAAATACGCAAATAA
- a CDS encoding S9 family peptidase, whose amino-acid sequence MEKLQLEDFTKFKFLSGLKYSPNGDYAAFVVHRMDVEENKYLSNIWLLDIKSRKYFQLTSFNEERGFVWLDNENILFSGSRNPKDKEKAESGEEFTRYYKINIHGGEALEAFVIPKEVMNIEPIDENTFLLTARYNVNEKELEGLSEEEKQKELKKRKEEKDYKVLDEIPYWVNGAGFINKDRERLYLYRANENKLQPITDEYTDVSLFKLNRDKSKAVFIGRTYKDKMDLVSDVYIYDVASNEVKKINRDEDFSYRYADFLGYKIICTGTDMKKYGINENSKFYLLDVDSGEKKCITPDLDMSLGNSVGSDSRYGSGYSFKVEGDYLYFISTERYNAYLNRIDVNGKIEKVIASDGSVDMFDVKGENILFIGFRGLKLLELYEYKNGEEKQLTDFNEWVQKERKLSKPERVEVETRAGHVIDGWIMRPIDYEEGKKYPAILDIHGGPKTVYGEIYFHEMQYWATEGYFVFFCNPKGSDGRGNEFADIRGKYGTVDYEDIMKFTDYVLENYKDIDPSRVGVTGGSYGGFMTNWIIGHTDRFKAAVSQRSISNWTTEFGTTDIGYYFVPDQIGGTPWDNFEKYWEHSPLKYADRVKTPTLFLHSDEDYRCWMAEALQMFSALKYFGVESRLVLFHGENHELSRSGKPKHRIRRLKEITEWFNKYLK is encoded by the coding sequence ATGGAAAAATTACAGCTTGAGGACTTTACAAAGTTTAAATTTTTGTCTGGTTTGAAATACTCTCCAAATGGCGATTATGCAGCTTTTGTAGTACATAGAATGGATGTAGAAGAAAACAAATATCTTTCTAACATATGGCTCTTAGATATAAAAAGTAGGAAATACTTTCAATTAACTTCTTTTAATGAGGAAAGGGGTTTTGTGTGGCTAGATAATGAGAACATACTTTTTTCAGGTAGCAGGAATCCTAAAGATAAAGAAAAGGCAGAGAGTGGAGAGGAATTTACTAGGTATTATAAAATAAACATCCATGGAGGAGAGGCATTAGAGGCTTTTGTAATTCCTAAGGAGGTTATGAATATTGAACCAATTGATGAAAACACTTTTTTACTGACAGCAAGATATAACGTAAATGAAAAAGAGTTGGAAGGGTTAAGTGAGGAAGAAAAACAAAAAGAGCTAAAGAAAAGGAAAGAAGAAAAAGATTACAAAGTTTTAGATGAAATTCCCTATTGGGTAAATGGAGCAGGTTTTATAAATAAGGATAGAGAGAGGTTGTATTTATATCGTGCTAATGAAAATAAGTTACAACCTATTACTGACGAATACACAGATGTATCTTTGTTTAAGTTAAACAGAGATAAAAGTAAAGCAGTATTCATAGGGCGGACTTATAAAGATAAAATGGACCTTGTAAGCGATGTGTATATTTATGATGTTGCATCTAATGAAGTAAAGAAAATTAATAGAGACGAAGATTTTTCCTATAGATATGCTGACTTTTTAGGATACAAAATAATTTGCACAGGTACTGACATGAAGAAATATGGAATCAATGAAAATAGCAAGTTTTACCTTTTAGATGTTGATTCAGGTGAGAAAAAGTGCATAACTCCTGATTTGGATATGAGTTTAGGCAATTCTGTTGGATCTGATTCTAGATATGGTTCTGGCTATAGTTTTAAAGTAGAAGGAGATTATCTGTACTTTATATCTACAGAAAGGTATAATGCATACCTTAACAGGATAGATGTAAATGGGAAAATAGAAAAAGTGATAGCATCAGATGGGTCTGTTGACATGTTTGATGTAAAAGGGGAAAATATTCTCTTTATCGGTTTTAGGGGTTTAAAGCTTTTAGAGCTTTATGAGTATAAAAATGGAGAGGAAAAGCAATTAACAGATTTTAATGAATGGGTTCAAAAAGAGAGGAAGCTTTCCAAACCTGAGAGAGTGGAAGTAGAGACAAGAGCTGGTCATGTTATAGATGGATGGATTATGAGACCTATAGACTATGAAGAAGGCAAAAAATATCCTGCTATATTGGATATTCATGGAGGACCAAAAACTGTATATGGCGAAATTTATTTTCACGAAATGCAGTACTGGGCGACAGAAGGATACTTTGTATTTTTCTGCAATCCAAAAGGAAGCGATGGAAGGGGCAATGAGTTTGCTGATATAAGAGGTAAATACGGTACAGTAGATTATGAGGATATAATGAAATTCACAGATTATGTATTGGAAAATTACAAAGACATTGACCCTTCAAGAGTAGGAGTGACAGGTGGTTCTTATGGAGGATTTATGACAAATTGGATTATAGGTCATACAGATAGATTCAAAGCAGCCGTTTCTCAAAGAAGTATATCTAATTGGACAACAGAATTTGGGACTACAGATATAGGTTATTATTTTGTCCCTGACCAAATAGGAGGAACACCTTGGGATAATTTTGAAAAGTATTGGGAACATTCGCCTTTAAAATACGCTGATAGAGTAAAAACTCCTACTTTGTTTTTGCATTCAGATGAAGACTATAGATGTTGGATGGCAGAAGCCCTGCAAATGTTTAGCGCTCTTAAATATTTTGGCGTGGAATCAAGACTGGTACTTTTCCACGGTGAAAATCATGAGCTTTCAAGAAGTGGCAAGCCTAAACACAGAATAAGAAGGCTTAAAGAGATAACAGAGTGGTTTAATAAGTATTTAAAGTAA
- a CDS encoding helix-turn-helix domain-containing protein, which yields MKFIKIGDKTINLEKLHGIIDKIIEMRQNGLSQQEVASRFKVDRSFVSRLESLGEVRKGGNIAVVGFPIKNKEELEELLREWGVNFTLLLSEKERLSLAENMSGVELFNMVMDLIAKIQSHDVIIFLGSDKRSQLVEAIFDRDIITINIGHSPLTEDVYVDPEVVKEILNSLKG from the coding sequence ATGAAATTTATTAAAATTGGTGATAAGACTATAAATTTAGAGAAATTGCACGGCATAATAGATAAAATAATTGAAATGAGACAAAATGGTCTTTCACAGCAAGAGGTTGCCTCTCGCTTTAAAGTTGACAGAAGTTTTGTATCGAGACTAGAAAGTTTAGGTGAGGTTAGAAAAGGAGGAAATATTGCTGTAGTAGGTTTTCCTATAAAAAATAAAGAGGAATTGGAAGAGCTTTTAAGAGAGTGGGGAGTTAATTTTACACTTCTTTTGTCTGAGAAAGAGAGATTGAGCTTGGCTGAAAACATGAGTGGTGTGGAGCTTTTTAACATGGTAATGGACTTGATTGCTAAAATTCAATCTCACGACGTGATAATATTTTTAGGTTCAGACAAAAGGAGCCAATTGGTAGAAGCTATATTTGACAGAGATATCATAACTATAAATATTGGACATTCTCCTTTGACAGAAGATGTATATGTTGACCCTGAAGTAGTAAAAGAGATATTGAATTCATTGAAAGGGTGA